The window CCCGGTGGGAGTTGATGCAGAACTGGCATTCGTTGTGGAGCGAGGCATTCAGAATCACCTTCTCCTTGAGCTCCCGCTCCAGAATCCCGCCGGGGTAGACCCCTTCGCCGGTGGCTCCGAACGCCTTCAGGATCTCGGGCCGCAACGACATGGCCTGAAGCATCTCGACCGGAAGCCCGCCGGCCTCGGCGAGGGCCCGGCTCTCCTGGAACGCGGACGAGCCGCTCAATTCGTGGAAGACCTGTCTGACTCGATCGGGATCGACACGGACTCGCATGGACGCCTCCCATTGAACGGTCCCCTCATCGGGACCGGAGCACTGGAATTCTCTCAGTTTCGGATCTAGCATTCATACGAGGCGACGGTACAGTCCTTTTTTCCGGTCCGCACAGCCGAGGAGGTGAGCAGATGTCCCCTACGAATCGTCGAGCGTTCTTGAAGGAATCGAGCCTGGGCCTGACGGCGGCGGCCGTGGGATTGACTCCCGCGGTGGGCAGCGTTCTCGGGGCCAACGACCGTCTCAACGTCGGAGTCATCGGCTGCGGAGGCCGGGGACGCCGCCTGGGCGAGAATTTCGCCGCTCTGGAAGGATGCCGGGTGACCTACGTCTGCGATCCGGACTCCGAGCGCGTCGCCCAAGCCATCGAGCAGACCGGCGCGGAGCGCGGCGTCGCGGATCTCCGGTACATCCTCGACGACCCGGAGGTGGACGCGGTGGTGATCGCTACTTGCGATCACTGGCATGCTCCGGCCGCCATTCTGGCCTGCCAGGCGGGCAAGCACGTCTACGTCGAAAAGCCCTGCTCCCACAACGTCCGGGAAGGACGGCAGATGATCGATGCCGCGCGCCGGCACGGGCGGGTCATGCAGCATGGCACCCAGAGCCGGTCGAGCGACGGCGTGATCCGGGCCATCGGCATGCTCCGGGAAGGGGTGATCGGCGACGTTCTGGTGGCCAAGCACGTAAACAGCCAGAAACGGCGCAATATCGGGCACGTCGAGCCGTCCGCGCCACCGGCCAACCTGGAATACGACCTTTGGGTCGGCCCCGCCGAATGGGCGGACTACCAGTCCAACTACGTCCACTACCATTGGCATTGGTTCTACAACTTCGGCACCGGGGACATCGGCAACGACGGGGTCCACGGCATCGACCTCGCCCGCTGGGGACTGGGGGTAAAGACCCATCCCAGCCTGGTGACCGGCTACGGGTCCAAGCTCTTCTTCGACGACGATCAGGAGTTTCCCGACACCTACACGGTGACGTTCGTCTATCCCGGAGGCACCGGCGACTCGGGGCAACGATTGCTGGTCTACGAGCAGCGCATCTGGTCGCCCTATCGAAACGACGCTCAGGGAAACAATCTCTACTTCTACGGAACCGAGGGGATGATGACGCTGGGAGGGCAGGGAATCCGGATCTACGGCAAGAAGAACGAGTTGATCCGCCAGGAGGGGCGGTACGAGCTCACCAGGGGAGTCCACCAGAAGGACTTCGTAGACGCCATTCGATCCGGGGGACGCCCGGTAGCGGACATCGAGGTGGGCCACCTCTCCTCCACTCTCCCCCATCTGGGGAACATCGTGGCCCGGACGAATCGAAGCGTCCGGTTCGACGCGGACCGGGAGCAGATCGTGGGAGACGAGGAGGCCAATACCCTGCTGGGCCGCCGTTACCGGCCGGGCCACTGGGCCGTGCCCAGTTGAGGCCCAGGATCACCGAATCTATGTAGAAAATGGGTACGCTATGGACTACGACGCGATCGCGCGTGAATACCACGAGAACGGATTCGGGGTCGTTCCCGGATTCTTCTCGCCGGAGGAGCTGGCAGAGGTGGATCGGCAACTCGGCCGGTACCTGCAGCAGTCCCTTTCCGATCTGGAACCGGGCGAAGCCTACTACGAGGATGGCGGCGGTGGCGCGGTGCGGTGCGTTTTCAGGATCAACCAGCGCTCCGGTTATTTTGCGGGGTTGATGCGGGATCCTCGTCTGATGGCGCTGGTCGAAGCGCTCTATCCCGGCGCGGCGGCCGAGGCGGATGGCGTGATGCTCATCGACAAGGCCCCCTTCGCCGCCTACGAGTTCCCCTATCATCAGGACAACGCCTACCAGTTCTGGAATCCGGCGGAGGCCGTAGCCGTCACCCTGGCCCTGGATGCAGCCAATGACGACAACGGGACCATCGTCTGCCTGAAGGGCTCGCACCGCGCTCCGATCCTGCCGCACCAGCCTTCAGGCGTCACCGGGGCGAGCCTGGGCCTTCTGGAGAAGCCGGACCTCAGCCGTTACCCGGAGGTGGCGCTCGACCTGAAGCCCGGGGATCTTTCGCTGCACCACGTCAACGTGATCCATCGAACCGGACCGAATCGCACTGCCCATCACCGGCGCAACCTCGGCTTCGCCTACCATTCTTCCCGGGCGCGGCGGGACCCGGAGGCCCACGCCCGCTACCAGGAACATCTGGGCCGGGTCAACTCGTCGATCGGACAAGCGAACTAGGATGCCAGAGACCTCTCCCGACGCCGCGTCCACGCCTCAAACCATCACCAGGAGCCGCCTGACGCGGGATCTCACTCGGCTCGGGGTGCGAAACGGGGACTGCGTCATGCTGCACAGTTCCCTGAGCCGCCTGGGATGGGTCGAGGGTGGCGCGGCCACGGTGGTGGAGGCCTTCCTGGACGCCATGGGACCGGAGGGGACGTTGCTGACACCGGCCTTCACGGGAGGCGCCTGGACCGAGCATATGGCCCTCCCGGACTGCCGCGGGGTCTGCCCGCAGGACTTCTGCCCCAGCCGGTGGGCCAGCCGGGAGGGGGCGATCCCCAACGCCGCGCTCCAACGCCCCGGCCGTCTGCGAGGCTGCCATCCCACCCACTCCTGGATCGCCAACGGGGCTCGGCGGAGGGATGCCCTGCGGGGACAGCGGGAGTGCCCGACGCCGTGCGGCCCGGGGAACCCCTTTGAGAAGGTGGTGGAGTGGGACGGTTGCATCGTCATCCTGGGAGTCGGAGTCGACACCATCACGCTCTGGCACTATTACGAGGACCTCCTGGAGGTGGGCTACCTGGGCTACTACCATCCGGAGGCCCGCCATCTTTCCTACTGCGCCACGGGAAAGCGGATCCAGTACGATTTTCCCGGGATCATGCAGGACGTGGTCCGGGCCTCGGGGATCATGACCACCGGCAAGGTCGGACGCAGCGAGTCAGGGTTGATCCGGGCCCGCGTCTTCCGCCGGTTCATGGCCACCATCATGGCCGACGATCCCGATTGCTTCGTGTTGCGGCCGGCGGATGCCGCGAATGGCGATCTGGCCGTCGATGCCCTGGCCAAGGGAGCCGGCATGCTGCGGGCCTGGCGCCGGGGACCGGCGGAACTGCCCGAGCGCATCGATCTTCCACAGGACGGTGACGGCGTGGTCCGGGAGGACTGTCCATCGTTTGCCGGCTACCACGAGGCGGACGGCCGGAGATGGCCTCTCTGCCGGGCCAACGACCGGCATCCGGAACTGCACCACCACGGCGGAATCTTCGATCGTCTGGGCAAGACCTGCTGTGGCCGGTGTTCCTGGCATCTTCGCTTTCCCGAAGAGCCGGCTCAGACGGGGGATTGACGCGAATTCCTCACCGGGCGGTGAAACGAAAGGCGAAGAGGTCCGCGTCCTTCAGAACGAAGCGAAGACGCACGGTTTGACCCGCCAGGCCGCCGACGTCCGGACCCTGCTTCCAGCGGACCTCCCGCTCCAGCTTGTCGCCGAACGTGGGAGGGCAATCCTCCAGGCCGTAGCCCTCCAGGGGTCTTCCCGCGGCGTCCTGGATCTCGACCCTCAGGCTTCCTGCCGCCGATGTGGAGAAGTTCAGCAACAGGCGGTCTCCCTGGAAGCGAATGGGGCGAGTGACCATCTCTCCGCCTGACATGGGCGCGGAAACGGCCACGAAACCGTCGAGCCGAAGGGTGAAACGCCGCAGGTTGAGACTCTTGCCTCTCCAATAGCCCTCGGTGGCGTACATGGAGATCTCGTTGGGAGCCCCCCGGATGTGGCTGGGGTTTCCACCAGGCCCCAGTTCTGGACGTTGTCCCCGTAGGTCCAGTTGTCCACCGGTCTCAGGCCGGGCCGGATGAAGGCCTCCGGCCAGCGGTGGAATCGGACCCGGTCGCGGCTTGCCATCAGGAGGCCCTCGGTCAATGCGGTGCCGTATCGGAGACTGACACCAGCCCGCAGCCGGCGGTGCTCGAAACCCGGGAGGGCTCTCATGGAGTCGGACCATCCCCGTTCGATGTAGCGGTTGGGAAACCCCAACAGGATGTGGGGGGCCCGGTAGTACGGGATGATCTGGTTGGTGTAGAGCTGCACGTCGGCGGAGCCCCGATAGCAGAGCCAGACCGGGTCGGTCCAATTCAGAAAGTCCTGGGAGGTTCCGGTCATGACGTCCCGGATGCCCTTGGTCCTCGGCTGATTCTCCGCGGTCGGCCGGAAGTCGCGGTGGTATTCGCGGTACTCGTTCCGGAACGAATCCCAGAACGCCAGGTTCTGGGAGTCGAAGTAGCCCTGGGTGATGACCAGGCGGTCCGCCATCAGCTCCCAATGGATGGCGTCGGCCGACTTCCACGCGTAGAGCCCCCGGAGCCGGCTCCAGGAGAGGGCCTTGTAGCGTGCGTCGGGCGAGGCGGCCGGATTGGGGTCCTTGAAGGGGACGAAGTTGCGGATGATGTCGCCGTCTGCAAGCCGATCCATGAGGATGTTGTTCCGCTTGGATCCCTCGAACTCCACCAGGCCCAGTTGGGGCCGGTACCAGTGGATCCCGTCCAGGCTCTCGGCATAGCAGGTCACCTGCCGGCGTGGAAATTCGAGCCTCTTCCCGGTCTCGAAGTGCCAGCCCCGGTAGTACATCCGGTAGCGGTTTCCGTCCTGGAAGATGGTGAAGGTGAAGCAGGCGTTCCCCTCCCAGGGCCGGTCGGTCACCAGGACCGCCTCCCTGCGAATCGGACGCTGCAGTTGGAGCCGGGCCTCGCCCCGAAGC of the Acidobacteriota bacterium genome contains:
- a CDS encoding AAC(3) family N-acetyltransferase yields the protein MPETSPDAASTPQTITRSRLTRDLTRLGVRNGDCVMLHSSLSRLGWVEGGAATVVEAFLDAMGPEGTLLTPAFTGGAWTEHMALPDCRGVCPQDFCPSRWASREGAIPNAALQRPGRLRGCHPTHSWIANGARRRDALRGQRECPTPCGPGNPFEKVVEWDGCIVILGVGVDTITLWHYYEDLLEVGYLGYYHPEARHLSYCATGKRIQYDFPGIMQDVVRASGIMTTGKVGRSESGLIRARVFRRFMATIMADDPDCFVLRPADAANGDLAVDALAKGAGMLRAWRRGPAELPERIDLPQDGDGVVREDCPSFAGYHEADGRRWPLCRANDRHPELHHHGGIFDRLGKTCCGRCSWHLRFPEEPAQTGD
- a CDS encoding Gfo/Idh/MocA family oxidoreductase; amino-acid sequence: MSPTNRRAFLKESSLGLTAAAVGLTPAVGSVLGANDRLNVGVIGCGGRGRRLGENFAALEGCRVTYVCDPDSERVAQAIEQTGAERGVADLRYILDDPEVDAVVIATCDHWHAPAAILACQAGKHVYVEKPCSHNVREGRQMIDAARRHGRVMQHGTQSRSSDGVIRAIGMLREGVIGDVLVAKHVNSQKRRNIGHVEPSAPPANLEYDLWVGPAEWADYQSNYVHYHWHWFYNFGTGDIGNDGVHGIDLARWGLGVKTHPSLVTGYGSKLFFDDDQEFPDTYTVTFVYPGGTGDSGQRLLVYEQRIWSPYRNDAQGNNLYFYGTEGMMTLGGQGIRIYGKKNELIRQEGRYELTRGVHQKDFVDAIRSGGRPVADIEVGHLSSTLPHLGNIVARTNRSVRFDADREQIVGDEEANTLLGRRYRPGHWAVPS
- a CDS encoding carboxymuconolactone decarboxylase family protein, encoding MRVRVDPDRVRQVFHELSGSSAFQESRALAEAGGLPVEMLQAMSLRPEILKAFGATGEGVYPGGILERELKEKVILNASLHNECQFCINSHRAIMRMIGIPDAQIENLDAPEHLSRREALALDYTTRAIRDANGIGEDFFDRLRQEFSDEEIVELTFLIGLINLLNLFNNALKVTYRDDYGG
- a CDS encoding phytanoyl-CoA dioxygenase family protein, producing the protein MDYDAIAREYHENGFGVVPGFFSPEELAEVDRQLGRYLQQSLSDLEPGEAYYEDGGGGAVRCVFRINQRSGYFAGLMRDPRLMALVEALYPGAAAEADGVMLIDKAPFAAYEFPYHQDNAYQFWNPAEAVAVTLALDAANDDNGTIVCLKGSHRAPILPHQPSGVTGASLGLLEKPDLSRYPEVALDLKPGDLSLHHVNVIHRTGPNRTAHHRRNLGFAYHSSRARRDPEAHARYQEHLGRVNSSIGQAN